The DNA segment TTTTACCCAATGCCGCAGTGGCAGTCTGCAGATTGGTTAATGCGCTTTGTAACTTACCGTACGCGCTCAACTGGGCGTTATAGTTTGTCTGCTGAGTTGTAATTGATGTTAATTTTGTTTTTTCAGCAGCTTCCAATTGGTTGTAGAGCGTCGTCAGATCCAGATTAGAGCCAACCCCCAGGTTACTAATAGTAGGCATGTCTTTTTTCCTTAAAGTCTTGGGTGTACAGCTCTCTGTATCGGCAACTTTCGGTGAAAGTTTACATTGACCGTAAAAAAATAATCGGCAGAAAAGGGCGGGGTGAGAAGGGCATATAGAGGGATTGTTTTTGTTTTATTTTTATACAAAACAATCGTGTTCTTGATTCTAAAAAATGTGAAAACTGCATTTAATTACCTTTAAAAATAATTAGTTAAAAGTTTTTGTCGTTTATTTCTAAAGTACTGTGAAGTTGCGCCGATACCCTTGTTGACGGTGAGAGACGCCGTGAGTGTTCGGCACCGAACTTAGAACCCATTTTTGAAGGAATTAAATTATGGCAGTTATCAATACTAACCTGATGTCACTGACCACTCAGAACAACCTGAACAAATCTCAGTCTGCTCTGGGCACGGCTATCGAGCGTCTGTCCTCTGGTCTGCGCATCAACAGCGCTAAAGACGATGCTGCTGGTCAGGCGATTTCTAACCGTTTCACTTCTAACATCAAAGGCCTGACTCAGGCTGCGCGTAACGCTAACGACGGTATCTCCATTGCTCAGACTGCTGAAGGTTCTCTGAACGAAATCAACAACAACCTGCAGCGTATCCGTGAGCTGGCTGTTCAGGCTCAGAACGGCACCAACTCTGGTTCTGACATCGACTCCATTCAGTCTGAAGTTAACCAGCGTTTGGACGAAATCAACCGTGTTGCCAGCCAGAGCCAGTTCAACGGCATTAAAATCCTGGCAGGTACTGACTCTGCTACAACTATCTCTATCCAGGTTGGCGCTAACGACACTCAGAAAATCGACATCACCATTAATGGCAACAGCGGTTGGAACAAATTTGATTCAACCGGTACTGCTGGTGTTACTACGGGTCTGGCTTCTGGTGAAACGCGTAGCGTTACCACCAAAGGTTTCGACGTTCTGGCTACTGACGTGCTGTCCTCTATCGATACTGCACTGAAAGCTGTTGATACTCAGCGTTCTGACCTGGGTGCGATTCAGAACCGTTTCGAATCCACCATTTCTAACCTGAACAACACCGTAACCAACCTGTCTGCTGCACAGTCTCGTATTCAGGATGCTGACTACGCAACTGAAGTTTCCAATATGAGCCGCGCGCAGATCCTGCAGCAGGCTGGTACTTCTGTACTGTCTCAGGCAAACCAGGTTCCGCAGACTGTTCTGTCCCTGCTGCGTTAATCGCACGGACCAGCCTCTTTATAAAACCAGTCTTCGGACTGGTTTTTTTATTCCCGCGCAGATACCACGAATAAAGCAAAAATTAAGTCTCTTCTTACGCCATTAAAAATATCCCACTCCTGTACTGTAAATCTGGTCATTACTGTAAAGAGATTACCGGCGGGAGCATTAATTTTGGGATTGCCTACAGAGTCAGATAAGAGCTACAGCATTTGCTATTCCACCCCGGGCCATATCAGGGCTGTTAACCATTTGTATGGCGTGACAACGCCTGTCCTTGATACCGCCAGAGTGCTTGAACTGGGCGCAGGGGAAGGTTATACACTGTATTCGCAGGCGCTGATGTATCCCAACTCGCGCTTTGTCGGCGTGGAGCTTGAGAGCGAAAACTCTCTTTCTTCGCAACAGGCTCTACTGGGCAGTGCGCCGGATAACCTGGCACTTTTTTCACTTTCTCTTGATGACTTACTCTGCCAGGATATCGGTGAATATGATTATATTATTATTCATGGCAGCTTTAGTTGGTTGAGTAATGATATTCGCGACCAACTCCTTGCGTTTTGCCAACAGCATTTAAGCCCTCAGGGGTGTATTGCCATTGAATGGGAATGCCATCCTGGTGCAAAAATAAACGAGATTATTCGCGACGCGGTACAAATTCATAGCAGTCTGGCGAATGATATCGAAACGCAAATCGCCAGTTCCCGGGCAATGTTAAGCTGGTTAAAGCTAAACGGCGTCACCGGGGAGGCTGCATTTTTAAAAAGTAGCGATACATTATCAGATTTGCTGATTAGCCATAGCCTTCTGCAAACACCAAACGAGTACCGTTACTTGCTTGAATTTGCGGGTGTGATCGAGACTTTTGGCCTGGCTTATGTCGGCGACTTACTACCATGGACAGAGCTTGCGGCGCATTATGATGAAAAGATCCAACATCTACACAATGTGCTCAGTCCACTCAATAACAAAATTCTGATCCAACAGTATCTTGATTTCGCAGTGAATCGCGGCACGCGTTTTAGCCTGTTGACCCATAGCGACAATGCGCAAACGGTGTCTGTGTTGCCGGACCTGACGAAACTGAAAGATCTGCGTTGGGCAGGAAGTTTTCGCCGTCAGTCTCTGCAAGGAAGGATTCTCAACACGTTAACCGCAAATAGCGAAACGCCTGTCTCTACGGATGATATCGCTACGCTGGCTCTCCTTGATGCTCTCGGCGACGGCTGGCCCTCAAGCCTCACTTTCGAACAGCTCGTTTATAACGTTCGTCAGCCCGACTTAGAGGATAAAGCATGGCGGGAGGATATCAGCCAGTCACTGTCGGCTCTTTTTTTGAAAGGGTTACCTGACTTACATTTCTCTCTGGATAAGAGCGTTTACGATACCTGCCAGGCGGCGCCGGCACAGTGGGTGGCGGCGACAAGAGGTAAATATGCCATTAACCGCTGGCATGAAACTGTAGAACTGAATGACGAAGAGCTGTCGGCGATGTCTGCTCCGACGCTGGTGGTAACGGCGCAGAATGCGCAAATCTTGTTTAGTCTGGTTAAGAAGGGGATGGTGGCGGCTGCTCCCAAAGCCTGGCGGGCTTTTTTGCAGCAGCTTATCGGCCATTTTCCGGCTGAAGAAACCTGGCCCCTTGTTTTCTCGCTGATTCTTTATTCCGGTACGGAGGCCAACGGCGGCTTTTTACCTTCCGCCATAGCAACGCCGGGCAAGAAAAAGACATCCATGCCGGCTTTGGCCCCGGTGGAAGAGGATTTTCATCGACAGCTAGAAAAGTTAATGCAGGAAGGCAGATTCCAGCAGGCGCGTGCGAGCATTGAGCGGTTGGTTGCACAGAGACCAGATAATGTCCATGTGCACTATCTTCTGGCAAATTTTTATTTGCGTACTTCCGATTATGACGCCGGGCTGAAAGCCAGTATGTCGTTGCTCTCGTTGCAGTCGAGTAGCTGGCGTATTTTTTATGAGCTCTCCGCTATTTTTTATCGTAAAAACTGGCGTTGGCAAGCAGGGCGTCTGGCACGGGCGATCTTGCGCGCCGAACCTGGGTATGCTGCGGCATGGGATCTTCTCAGTTCTCTTTACCGTGAAATGATGGAATATACGCTGGCGGAAATGTGTTCGCGTAAAGCAATAGAGATAGAACCGCGTTCTGCAGGCATTATTGAGAATCTGGGAACGATCCTTGGTGATCAGTCAAAAATGAGCGAGGCGATCCCTTATTTACGCCGTGTGGTCGAGCTGGAGCCGGGTAATTTTAATGCCTTCACCAACTTACTGTTTGGACTGACGCACAGCACAGAGCTTACAGCGCAGGATCTGCTGGAAGAACATAAGCAGTTTGGCCTGGCCGCTGAACGTTGGGCGAGTAAACAGCCGTTTACTATCACTCATACGCGCGAAGAGAAATCTCGCTTACGTATCGGATTTGTTTCTGGAGATTTTGGCCGCCACCCGGTGACGAATTTTCTCGCGCCGGTCTGGTATTCGCTGGATCGCGATCGCTTTGAAATATACGGTTACCAGAACTCCCCACTACAGGATGAGGTAACCGAGCGACTGATGGAGAGTGCCTGCGTATGGTCAAAAGTCACACATCTAAGCCACCTCGAATTTGCTGAGCAGGTTAAAAGGGATGGAATTGATATCCTTGTCGATCTCTCCGGGCACACTGGTTATAACCGTTTGCCGGCTTTTGCGTTAAAACCAGCACCTGTCCAACTTTCCTGGATCGGTTATCCCGGAACCACGGGAATGGCGACGGTAGATTATTACCTTATTGATAGTCGTTTTGCGGAACCGGGCGTTCTGGATCCTGCCTTTGTTGAAAAATTAATTTATCTTCCAGCGGTTCAGCAGTTCCATCCGAATAAAGAGAGCCCTGATGTTGGTCCATTGCCTGCGCTGAAAAATGGCTTTATCACTTTTGCCAGCTTTAACCGCCCGAAAAAAATCAATGATGAGGTTGTTCGCGTCTGGAGCAAGATCTTGCACAGCATACCTGAGGCTCGTTTGCTTATTGGCTATATGTCTGACAGCAATATGGTTAACCATTTCAGAATGTTGTTTAAAGAGCAGGGCATTAATGAGGAACGGTTGCTATTCAGGCAAAAGATGTCGCTGCATGAGTATCTGGCATTACATAACGACATTGATGTTTTGCTGGATACCTTTCCTTATACCGGGGGAACGACGACCTGGCATGCGATCTGGATGGGTGTTCCTACATTAACTATTGCCGGGGACACCATCGCTTCCAGACAGTGCAGCGCCGGGCTGAATTTTTGTGGGCTGCAGGATTTTGTGGCCGTTGACAAAGAACAGTACATCGCTAAGGCGGTTTTGTTGTCTGAACAAACCCATGCGTTGGCTGAGTTGCGCCAGTCGCTGCGTTCTCGCCTGAAAGAGAAGAGTGTATCTCAGGTGCGAGAAGCCATTTATTTCGAGCGGGCTCTGGAGATTATCTGGCAGCGTTATTGTCAGGGGTTGCCGCCTGCGCCAGTGGTGATTAATAGCGATACATAATGGGCGAACTGGTGTGAGTGAGGCATTTACGGCGAAGAGGTTATGTAGGGCTGGTGGGGGAAGAGAGTGAATAACACATTGACTGATGCTATAGGTGGATATTTCCCCCTCGAAACGGCGTTAATAAGCCAGACGTTGTATTCTGATGCGCAGTGTTTCAGTTCTGCGCGTGCGGCCTTTTATGCTCTATTGAAAAAAGGGCAACCTTCAGCGCTCTGGATGCCTCGCTGGATCTGCAATGCAATGTTATCGCCTGCCGAAACGTTAGGTATTCCCGTACGTTTTTATTCTCTGGACGCCGCGTTTGCTCCTGCGGACGATCTTCAGCCAGAAAACGGTGACTGGGTGCTTGCGGTTAACTATTTTGGCCTCGTCGATAACCTGGCTCAGTCGCTCATGGAACGGTTTAATCCACAGCAGATCGTCTGGGATCACTCTCAGGCCTTTTTCTCCGCGCCGCAACTCGGTCTGGCAACGATCTACTCACCCAGGAAATTTTTCGGCGTTCCTGATGGCGGGATGCTGGCTGGTGCAATACCGGTGGATATCCCTCCGACAGAGGAATCAGGTTCTCTTCAGCGCACTGGGCATCTTCTTATTCGCCTGGCGCAGGGCGCAGAGGCTGGTTACACCGCCTACCGACAGGCAGAGCAAACGCTGGAGGAACTACCGGGGGAAGGCATGTCTATGCTGACTCATCGTTTATTAGCCGGGATCGATTATCAAGCCTGTGAGCAGCGACGCCTTGAAAATTACCATTACCTGTATCAGCGTCTTGCCTGTATCAATGCGCTAAATTTACCTGCCAGGCCAGAATGCGGCCCGCTTTGCTACCCACTACTGACTGAAAATGAAAATCTGCGCGAAGCGCTTCGTCAGCGCCGAATTTTTATTCCTGTTTACTGGCTTGATGCCTTGCAAAGAGTGAGTGTCGATTCGATTGAACACCGTTACATCAGACACATCCTACCGTTGCCTGTGGACCATCGTTATGGGCTGGATGAAATGCAATCTCTTGCAGATTTTGTGATTGCGTATCTCTCATATACCGGGGAAGGTTCTGATGAAAAAAATTAATGTCCTTATTTTCCCTTGCGGTGCAGAGAATGCGGGTGAGATTTATAGCGCGCTGCGCTATTCCGTCCATATTGGTCTGCTGCTGGGGGCATCAAGCGTAAGCGATCACGGGGAGTTTCGTTTTCCCGATTATGCCGGTGATATGCCCAATATTCATGCTGACGACTTCGACGCACAATTTCTGCGACTGGTGAAAGAGAAGCAGATTGATGTCGTTTTCGCTACGCATGATTCTGTCGCGTTAAAACTTGCACAACTTAATGAACCCCGGCAGCACTACTTTTTGGTTAATGGCGATCGTCAGGTAACGGAGACGCTACGTTATAAAAGCGCTACCTATGCCCTATTTGACGATTGCCACTGGGTCCCTCATCGATACTGCGATCTTGCAACAATTGACGACTGGCCGGCGATCGTAAAACCAGACTGTGGACAGGGGGGAAATGGTGTACAGCGAGTAAATAACCGCCTGTCTCTGGAACAGGCGATTGAATCCGTCGCGCAGGCGATCGTGGTGGAATATCTGCCGGGAGAGGAGATCACCGTCGACTGTTTCACTGACCGAAACCGCCGTTTGATTTGGGCTGGGCCTCGTACCCGTGAACGTGTTCGGGCGGGTATCAGCATGCGTTCACGAGAGGTCGTTCTTGACGATGAAATAACCGACATTGTCGAAACGATAAATGCGCGACTGGCGCTTCGTGGCCCTTGGTTTGTACAGCTAAAACGCGACAGAACAGGGAAATGGAAACTGCTGGAGGTGGCCTGCAGGATTGCTGGCGCAATGGTTTTTCAGCGTGCCAGAGGGGTGAATTTACCGCTTATGGCTATCCATGACTTTATGGGACGCGATGTTGTCGCTCTCCCGGAAATGAGTGTCGGTATCGTTGATCGGACCATTGTGTCCCGAACGCGAAGTGAACTCAACTATCAGCGAATCTATGTCGATCTTGACGACACCCTCATTATCGATGGTTTTGCGGTACCTGCCGTCATGGCGTTTTTATACCAGAGTCGGGCGCAGGGAAAAGCCATTACGCTGATTACTCGCCATGCGCAAAAACCTGAAGAAACCCTTATGTGCGCAGGGGTTGCGTTGAACCTTTTCGATGAGGTCATCCATCTGACTTCTGGAGAGCGAAAGTCAGAATATATACAGCCAAACAGTTTGTTTATTGATAACTATTTTCCTGAGCGGATGGATGTCCGAACGCTGAAAGATGTGCTCGTTCTGGATGTTGATGCCGTTGAGTTTTATTTGCGCTAAGAGAGCCTGTTATGTTGACTGACGAGCAAATTGCCGATTTTTGCCATGCGTTTATCGAGAAAGCCTCACCTCGTTATATCTTTGGACTGACGAGTTATGGTATTGAAATGGCAAAGGTATTTAACGTTGAGGGCATCATTGATAATAAAACAACGCAAACTCAGATTGACGGGTTTCCGATTATCTCTCTAAGTCAGGTTCCTTCGGACGCGTTGATTGTTTCTTCGATTATGGATGGCCGCCCGGTATCGGCATGGCGAACGCTGTCGGCAGCGGGACATAAACAGATCGATTACTTCAGCTTTTATCGCTATTTCAGCCACCTGTTAAGCAAGCCGACCTGGTATCATCAACCCGAATTTGTGCGCGACTACGCCGAGAACCGTGAAGCCTATGAGCGTATCCGTGCGCTCCTTGCGGATGATATTTCAAAGCGCACTTTTGACGATATCATCAACTTCAGGCTTACCAACAAGCTACAGTTTCTTGCGCAGTATAATATTTGCCTGAACGATCAGTACTTCGATCTGCCCTTTATTGGCGAATATGCCGAACATTTTATTGATTGCGGTAGTTTTGACGGCGCCACTTCCGTTGAGTTTATGCGTCGATTTCCCAGCTATAACACAGTATGTATCTTTGAACCAGAACCGCGCCAGGCGCAGAGTATTCAACAGGCGATGCAGGGCAGGGAAAATGTTTATGTTTATCCCTGTGGCGTCTCGCACAGCCAGCAGAAGCTGAGTTTTTCTTCCTCGGGGTCGACTTCGCATGCGAGCGAAGACGGGGGGATCGATGTTGAAATGGTAGCCCTTGACGATGTGTTAAAAGGGCGAGTGACGTTCATCAAAATGGATATCGAAGGTTTTGAGTTACAGGCTCTGGAAGGAGCAAAACGGATTATTCGTCAACAGCATCCACTGCTTGCCGTCTGTTGCTATCACAAACCTGATGATTTCAGAACATTGCCTGAGCAGGTGCTGGGTTATCGTGAGGACTACGACATTTACCTGCGTCACTATACGGAAGGGCTACTGGAAACCGTTTACTATTTTGTCCCCAGAAAAGGTGCACAATGAAAATCGGCATTATGCAGCCCTATCTATTCCCTTACCTGGGATATTTTCAGCTGATTAATGCGGTCGATCAGTTTGTAATTTATGATGACGTAAATTATATCCGTCAGGGCTACATTAATCGTAATACCATTTTGATGGGGAACTCTCCTCAGCGCTTTACCGTTGCTGTGCCGGGCGCTTCATCTTTCAAAAAAATAAATACGTTAAGCTTTGACGTTAATGTTGCTAAGGTGCTGAAAACAGTTCATCAGGCGTATCATAAAAGGCCATATTTTGAACCAGTTTTTAGTATTGTTGAGAAGGTGTTGAC comes from the Citrobacter koseri ATCC BAA-895 genome and includes:
- a CDS encoding flagellin, whose amino-acid sequence is MAVINTNLMSLTTQNNLNKSQSALGTAIERLSSGLRINSAKDDAAGQAISNRFTSNIKGLTQAARNANDGISIAQTAEGSLNEINNNLQRIRELAVQAQNGTNSGSDIDSIQSEVNQRLDEINRVASQSQFNGIKILAGTDSATTISIQVGANDTQKIDITINGNSGWNKFDSTGTAGVTTGLASGETRSVTTKGFDVLATDVLSSIDTALKAVDTQRSDLGAIQNRFESTISNLNNTVTNLSAAQSRIQDADYATEVSNMSRAQILQQAGTSVLSQANQVPQTVLSLLR
- a CDS encoding methyltransferase regulatory domain-containing protein produces the protein MLELGAGEGYTLYSQALMYPNSRFVGVELESENSLSSQQALLGSAPDNLALFSLSLDDLLCQDIGEYDYIIIHGSFSWLSNDIRDQLLAFCQQHLSPQGCIAIEWECHPGAKINEIIRDAVQIHSSLANDIETQIASSRAMLSWLKLNGVTGEAAFLKSSDTLSDLLISHSLLQTPNEYRYLLEFAGVIETFGLAYVGDLLPWTELAAHYDEKIQHLHNVLSPLNNKILIQQYLDFAVNRGTRFSLLTHSDNAQTVSVLPDLTKLKDLRWAGSFRRQSLQGRILNTLTANSETPVSTDDIATLALLDALGDGWPSSLTFEQLVYNVRQPDLEDKAWREDISQSLSALFLKGLPDLHFSLDKSVYDTCQAAPAQWVAATRGKYAINRWHETVELNDEELSAMSAPTLVVTAQNAQILFSLVKKGMVAAAPKAWRAFLQQLIGHFPAEETWPLVFSLILYSGTEANGGFLPSAIATPGKKKTSMPALAPVEEDFHRQLEKLMQEGRFQQARASIERLVAQRPDNVHVHYLLANFYLRTSDYDAGLKASMSLLSLQSSSWRIFYELSAIFYRKNWRWQAGRLARAILRAEPGYAAAWDLLSSLYREMMEYTLAEMCSRKAIEIEPRSAGIIENLGTILGDQSKMSEAIPYLRRVVELEPGNFNAFTNLLFGLTHSTELTAQDLLEEHKQFGLAAERWASKQPFTITHTREEKSRLRIGFVSGDFGRHPVTNFLAPVWYSLDRDRFEIYGYQNSPLQDEVTERLMESACVWSKVTHLSHLEFAEQVKRDGIDILVDLSGHTGYNRLPAFALKPAPVQLSWIGYPGTTGMATVDYYLIDSRFAEPGVLDPAFVEKLIYLPAVQQFHPNKESPDVGPLPALKNGFITFASFNRPKKINDEVVRVWSKILHSIPEARLLIGYMSDSNMVNHFRMLFKEQGINEERLLFRQKMSLHEYLALHNDIDVLLDTFPYTGGTTTWHAIWMGVPTLTIAGDTIASRQCSAGLNFCGLQDFVAVDKEQYIAKAVLLSEQTHALAELRQSLRSRLKEKSVSQVREAIYFERALEIIWQRYCQGLPPAPVVINSDT
- a CDS encoding FkbM family methyltransferase, whose amino-acid sequence is MLTDEQIADFCHAFIEKASPRYIFGLTSYGIEMAKVFNVEGIIDNKTTQTQIDGFPIISLSQVPSDALIVSSIMDGRPVSAWRTLSAAGHKQIDYFSFYRYFSHLLSKPTWYHQPEFVRDYAENREAYERIRALLADDISKRTFDDIINFRLTNKLQFLAQYNICLNDQYFDLPFIGEYAEHFIDCGSFDGATSVEFMRRFPSYNTVCIFEPEPRQAQSIQQAMQGRENVYVYPCGVSHSQQKLSFSSSGSTSHASEDGGIDVEMVALDDVLKGRVTFIKMDIEGFELQALEGAKRIIRQQHPLLAVCCYHKPDDFRTLPEQVLGYREDYDIYLRHYTEGLLETVYYFVPRKGAQ
- a CDS encoding ATP-grasp domain-containing protein produces the protein MKKINVLIFPCGAENAGEIYSALRYSVHIGLLLGASSVSDHGEFRFPDYAGDMPNIHADDFDAQFLRLVKEKQIDVVFATHDSVALKLAQLNEPRQHYFLVNGDRQVTETLRYKSATYALFDDCHWVPHRYCDLATIDDWPAIVKPDCGQGGNGVQRVNNRLSLEQAIESVAQAIVVEYLPGEEITVDCFTDRNRRLIWAGPRTRERVRAGISMRSREVVLDDEITDIVETINARLALRGPWFVQLKRDRTGKWKLLEVACRIAGAMVFQRARGVNLPLMAIHDFMGRDVVALPEMSVGIVDRTIVSRTRSELNYQRIYVDLDDTLIIDGFAVPAVMAFLYQSRAQGKAITLITRHAQKPEETLMCAGVALNLFDEVIHLTSGERKSEYIQPNSLFIDNYFPERMDVRTLKDVLVLDVDAVEFYLR